In one window of bacterium DNA:
- the hypA gene encoding hydrogenase maturation nickel metallochaperone HypA, which translates to MHELAITQSLFKIVLEQAQKAGAVKVSRINLKIGRLTGYVPEAVEMNFNLLASGTIAEGAGLKIEWVPVKVLCRECQKESEQQDLGLGCSLCGSINVQIAGGREMYIDSMEVDNG; encoded by the coding sequence ATGCACGAACTGGCCATCACCCAGAGCCTTTTCAAGATAGTGCTGGAGCAGGCCCAAAAAGCCGGGGCGGTTAAAGTATCCCGGATCAATCTCAAGATCGGCCGGCTGACCGGCTACGTGCCCGAGGCGGTGGAGATGAATTTCAACCTGCTGGCCTCAGGCACCATCGCCGAGGGGGCCGGGCTGAAGATAGAGTGGGTGCCGGTCAAAGTTCTTTGCAGGGAGTGCCAAAAGGAATCGGAACAGCAGGACTTGGGGTTGGGCTGCTCCCTTTGCGGCTCGATTAACGTTCAAATAGCCGGGGGCCGGGAAATGTACATAGACAGCATGGAAGTGGACAATGGCTGA